In Candidatus Krumholzibacteriota bacterium, the sequence CGCGATGGAGCAGGAGCTGCGGTTCGCGATCCGCGAGGGCGGACGTACCGTCGGCGCCGGCGTCGTGACCAATATCATCGAGTAACGGCGAGAGGCAATTCGGAGGTTGGCCGGTGGATGGTCAGAGAATACGGATCAAGCTGAAGGCGTACGAGCATTCGATGCTCGACCGCAGCGCCGAGGAGATCGTCAGGACGGCGCGGAGGACGGGTGCTGAAGTCTCGGGTCCGATCCCGCTTCCCACGAGGCGTTCGGTCTACACGGTGCTCCGCTCGCCGCACGTGAACAAGAAGTCGCGCGAGCAGTTCGAGATCCGGGTGCACAAGCGCCTTATCTGGATCACGAACGTAACGCCCAAGGCGGTCGATGCGTTGCAGAAACTCGACCTGCCCGCCGGGGTCGACATCGAGATCAGAGTCTGATTCGGAGGATATCATGGTTGGGTTGATCGGCAGGAAGATTGGGATGACGCAGGTCTTCGACGAGAACGGGACATCGATCCCCGTATCCGTCATCCAGGCCGGCCCGTGCCCCGTCGTCCAGGTCAAGACCGTCGAGAATGACGGGTATGCCGCCGTGCAGCTGGCGTTCGATGAGATCGACCCGAGTCGGGCCAACCTGCCGACGATCGGTCATTTCAAGAAGGCCGACCTGCCGCCGTACCGGCATGTCCAGGAGTTCAGGGTGGAGGACGCGAGCGTCTTCCACGCGGGACAGCTTCTCGACGTGGGGCTCTTCGCGGGCATTCACCGCGTTGACGTTTCCGGTCTGACGAAGGGCAAGGGGTTCCAGGGCGTCATCAAGCGGCACGGGTTCCACGGAGGCAGGAAGACCCACGGGTCGAATTCGCACCGGGTTCCCGGCTCGATCGGCATGGCCGCCTACCCCGGCAAGGTCCTGAAGGGGCAGCGGCTTCCCGGGCGGACCGGGCACGAGCAGGTTCACGTCAGCAATCTCGTCGTCGTCGACGTCGATGTCGAGAACAACCTCCTCCTCGTGCGGGGGGGCGTTCCGGGCTCGAGAAACACCATCCTGCGACTTACGGCGACGCCCCGGAGCGAGGGCTAGAAGCGAGGAAAGGTCATGGCTAGCG encodes:
- a CDS encoding elongation factor Tu, with translation AMEQELRFAIREGGRTVGAGVVTNIIE
- the rpsJ gene encoding 30S ribosomal protein S10 gives rise to the protein MDGQRIRIKLKAYEHSMLDRSAEEIVRTARRTGAEVSGPIPLPTRRSVYTVLRSPHVNKKSREQFEIRVHKRLIWITNVTPKAVDALQKLDLPAGVDIEIRV
- the rplC gene encoding 50S ribosomal protein L3, whose amino-acid sequence is MMVGLIGRKIGMTQVFDENGTSIPVSVIQAGPCPVVQVKTVENDGYAAVQLAFDEIDPSRANLPTIGHFKKADLPPYRHVQEFRVEDASVFHAGQLLDVGLFAGIHRVDVSGLTKGKGFQGVIKRHGFHGGRKTHGSNSHRVPGSIGMAAYPGKVLKGQRLPGRTGHEQVHVSNLVVVDVDVENNLLLVRGGVPGSRNTILRLTATPRSEG